Part of the Geoalkalibacter ferrihydriticus DSM 17813 genome is shown below.
GCCGCGAGGAACTCGGACGCCTGCTGTCGCGCGAAGAAGGCAAGACCCTGCCCGAAGGCATCGGTGAAGTCGCCCGTGCCGGCATGGTTTTCAAGTATTTCGCCGGGGAAGTGCTGCGGCCGGGCGGCGAACACTTGCCCTCGGTGCGCCCCGGCGTCGACGTCGAGGTGAGTCGCGAGCCGGTGGGCGTGGTGGCGGTCATCGCGCCGTGGAATTTTCCCATCGCCATCCCCGCCTGGAAAATCGCCCCGGCGCTGGCCTGCGGCAACTGCGTGCTGTTCAAACCCGCCGGCCTGGTGCCGGGCTCGGCCTGGGCGCTCACCGAAATCATTACGCGCAGCGGCCTGCCCGCCGGAGTTTTCAACCTGGTGATGGGATCGGGCGCGGAGGTGGGCGCAGCCCTCATCGAATCGCCGCAGGTCGACGCCCTGACCTTCACCGGCTCCAACGCCGTCGGCCGCAGCCTGGCACCGCAGATGGTGGCGCGCGGCGCGCGCGTGCAACTGGAGATGGGCGGCAAGAATCCCCTGGTGGTTCTCGATGACGCCGACCTTGACGTCGCGGTGCATTGCGCCATCCAGGGCGCCTTTTATTCCACCGGCCAGCGCTGCACCGCATCCAGCCGCCTGATTGCCACCGATGGCATCCATGATCGCTTCGTGCAGGAAATGGTTGAAAAAATGCAGACCCTGCGCGTCGACGATGCCCTCAAGGAGGGCACCGACATCGGCCCGGTGGTGGATCAGGCCCAGCTTGATCAGGATCTCGCCTATCTGCGTCTCGGCCGCGACGAGGGGGCCCGCCTGGCATACGGCGGCGAATTGCTGAGCCGAGACAAAGAGGGCTTCTATCTGTCTCCGGCGCTCTTCACCGACACCGATAACAGCATGCGCATCAATCGCGAAGAGATTTTCGGCCCCATCGCCACAGTCATTCGCGTCAAGGACTACGAAGCGGCCCTGGCGGTGGCCAACGACACCGAATTCGGTCTGACCTCGGGCATCGTCACCACATCGCTCAAACATGCGAGCGATTTCAAAAAACGCGCCCAGGCCGGACTGGTGATGATCAACCTGCCCACCGCCGGGGTCGATTATCACGTGCCTTTCGGCGGACGCAAGGGCTCGAGCTTCGGGCCGCGCGAGCAGGGCAGCTACGCGCGGGAGTTTTTCACCATCGTCAAGACCGCCTACACGGCGCCCTGAGGTTTACTTGTGAAGATTCGCGTGAAGCTCTACGGCGTATTCCGCATCGATCGTTTCAAGGATGAGATCCTCGACTATCCTGCCGGAACGCGGGTGGCGGACGTGGTGCGGGACCTTGGCTTTTCCGATCAGTTGCTCGGTACGGTGATCGTCAACGACGTGCATTGCAGTATCGCCCAGGAACTCAAGGACGGCGACTGCCTGATGCTTCTGCCCCTCCTCGACGGGGGCTGAGCACAAGGACGTTTTTCATCACAGGGAGAGACTCAACCATGAAAATTCTGACCACCGATCCTGTCAGGGAACCGCAGAAGATTTTCTACAAGCGCGCCGTCGTCGATCTGAAAAGCGGGTCGGTGACCTACAATGACGTTCCCTGCCGCAATCTCGAGGATGTCCTCGGCGGTTTCGGTCGCTCTTTTCAGGATCTCGCCGCACGGCGCATCATGCATGCCTACTGCGACGAGAATCCCCTCATCGTCAATACCGGCCTGCTCACCGGCAGCCGCGCCATGACCGGCATGCGCATCTATTTTTCCGGCTACAGTCCCATCAAGGCGCCGAAGAAGGGAGCGCCCGCGGCCATGTGGTCGGCGGCCAGCGGCAAGTTCGGCGCCAAGTTCAAGTGGACCGGCCTCGATGAACTGGTCTTCGAAAACCGTAGCGAAACACCCGTTTACGTGCTGATCCGCGAAGGGAAGAGCGGGCCGGTGGTGGAGCTCAAGCCGGCCGGGCATCTGCGCGGTCTGCTCACCCACGACAAGATCATGCGGCTGCAGAAAGACTACGCCGATGCGCATTTCGCCGCCATCGGCCCGGCCGGCGAAAACTGGGAAGAGGTTTTCATGGGCGCCGTGGCGTGCAGCACCGAGAATCAGTTGCGCACCGGTGAGGATAAGAGCCGGTTTGCCGGACGCGGCGGCCTGGGCAGCCTCATGGGCTACAAAAACGTGCTGGCCCTGGTGGCGCAAAGCGCTGACAAGCTCAAGCCCCTTACGCCCGAGATGAAGCAGGTCAACCTCAACGTCGTCAAAGGCGGCGGCTCTTTGCGACTGCAACCCGTCAGCCGTGGCGGCGGTGGCGGCACCTGGGGCGCCTACGACGTCATGCAGCCCTTCCATGCGGTGCCGGTCAACAACTTTCGTCCCCAGGGCAACGATCTGCCCGAAAAGCTCTTCCGCGAAAACGTTGATAAGGATTATTTCATCAAGACCGAGGCCTGTTTCCGGTGCGGCATCACCTGCCACAACAACATCCACGAGCGCTTGCCTGACGGCAGCGCCGGAAAATTCCTCGCCAAATTCGACTACGAACCCCTGAATCTGCTTGGCACCAACCTCGGCCTGCACGATGCCGGGCAGGCCGCCGCGCTCATTCACCTGTGCGACAACTACGGCATGGACGCCATCTCCCTAGGTGTGACGGTGTCTTACGTGCTTTCCTATAACGCGCGCCATCCCGACCAACCGCTGCTCAACGGCGCCGTGTTCGGCGATTTCGGCAAAATCAAGGAGTTGGTCGAGCGCGCCGGGCGCGGCCAGTATCCTGAGATTGGCCAGGGCTCCCAACGTTTGGCGCAAAGCACTGGCGAAGAGGCTTACGCCTATCAGGTCAAGGGATTGGAAATCGCGGCCTATCAGCCCGAAACCAACCCCGGCTACGCCTGGGCCATCGCCGGCGGTCATATGTCCATGGGCACCTACGGCATGCTTATTCGCGAAGGCAAGGCGGATCTGGATTCCTGGGTGCAGGCGATTACCGCAGATAAGTTGCAGATCGTTGGTTTCGATATGATCGGACTGTGCAAGTTCTTCGATATGCCCAAAGGCATCTGCTCGGAGATGGTGCAAGTCTGCCTCAAGAGCGAGCATGGCCTCGAAGTCAGCACCGTCGATTTGCGCGCCGCCGTGCGCCGCGCCTTTCTACGCGGGCTGGCGCTGGAGCTGCGCCAAGGCTACACCAAGCAAGAATACTGCCTGCCCGCCGAAGTATTCGACGATCCCAATCCGCACCTCAAGGTACCGCGCATCGC
Proteins encoded:
- a CDS encoding aldehyde dehydrogenase family protein — encoded protein: MLYKNFINGEWLAGDGEKPNINPSDHADLIGVYAQADRRQAAAAVAAARAAFEPWQAVGIQERHDILDRIGSEILARREELGRLLSREEGKTLPEGIGEVARAGMVFKYFAGEVLRPGGEHLPSVRPGVDVEVSREPVGVVAVIAPWNFPIAIPAWKIAPALACGNCVLFKPAGLVPGSAWALTEIITRSGLPAGVFNLVMGSGAEVGAALIESPQVDALTFTGSNAVGRSLAPQMVARGARVQLEMGGKNPLVVLDDADLDVAVHCAIQGAFYSTGQRCTASSRLIATDGIHDRFVQEMVEKMQTLRVDDALKEGTDIGPVVDQAQLDQDLAYLRLGRDEGARLAYGGELLSRDKEGFYLSPALFTDTDNSMRINREEIFGPIATVIRVKDYEAALAVANDTEFGLTSGIVTTSLKHASDFKKRAQAGLVMINLPTAGVDYHVPFGGRKGSSFGPREQGSYAREFFTIVKTAYTAP
- a CDS encoding MoaD/ThiS family protein; its protein translation is MKIRVKLYGVFRIDRFKDEILDYPAGTRVADVVRDLGFSDQLLGTVIVNDVHCSIAQELKDGDCLMLLPLLDGG
- a CDS encoding aldehyde ferredoxin oxidoreductase C-terminal domain-containing protein; translated protein: MKILTTDPVREPQKIFYKRAVVDLKSGSVTYNDVPCRNLEDVLGGFGRSFQDLAARRIMHAYCDENPLIVNTGLLTGSRAMTGMRIYFSGYSPIKAPKKGAPAAMWSAASGKFGAKFKWTGLDELVFENRSETPVYVLIREGKSGPVVELKPAGHLRGLLTHDKIMRLQKDYADAHFAAIGPAGENWEEVFMGAVACSTENQLRTGEDKSRFAGRGGLGSLMGYKNVLALVAQSADKLKPLTPEMKQVNLNVVKGGGSLRLQPVSRGGGGGTWGAYDVMQPFHAVPVNNFRPQGNDLPEKLFRENVDKDYFIKTEACFRCGITCHNNIHERLPDGSAGKFLAKFDYEPLNLLGTNLGLHDAGQAAALIHLCDNYGMDAISLGVTVSYVLSYNARHPDQPLLNGAVFGDFGKIKELVERAGRGQYPEIGQGSQRLAQSTGEEAYAYQVKGLEIAAYQPETNPGYAWAIAGGHMSMGTYGMLIREGKADLDSWVQAITADKLQIVGFDMIGLCKFFDMPKGICSEMVQVCLKSEHGLEVSTVDLRAAVRRAFLRGLALELRQGYTKQEYCLPAEVFDDPNPHLKVPRIATREFFDALSQRVWAVFEEELEAFMDEVGSR